GTCGCGGCCCTGGAGGGCCGGTTCCAGGCCGTCTCCCCCGCCCAGGAGATGCGGGCGCTGCGCGGCGACCTGCCCAGGCTCCGCGGCGTCCTGGGAGCGGCGGTCCCCCTCCTGACCGACGCCGCCGGGACGGTCGAGGCCGGGCCGAAACGGACGATCGTCTACGCGACGTTGGGCCGAATCCTCGCGCTCGCCGCGACTTCCCGCGAGCCGTCGGACCACGAGGCCGTCGGCCCGGCCCTCGAGCCCTTCCTGCGGCTCGTCGCCGAGCCCGCATCCGAGGAGGACGCCGACCTCCGCGGGCTGGCCGTCGAGCAGCTCGGGGACGCCCCGACCCGCCGCAGCGAGGCCGCCGGCGCCCTCGTCAAGGAGCTGGAACGGGAGAAGGATCCGGAGGCCCGTGCGGCGGTCCTCGGGGCTGTGGCCCGCCTGGCGACCCACGCCGACGAAGACCCCCGGCTCCTGGAGGTCCTGAAGCCGACGGTCGCCGCGCTGACGACGCT
The DNA window shown above is from Paludisphaera mucosa and carries:
- a CDS encoding HEAT repeat domain-containing protein; protein product: MKALAKNLADSEPEGRAAADALARMLFLNASVAAEVAQALKAGPAEALVAALEGRFQAVSPAQEMRALRGDLPRLRGVLGAAVPLLTDAAGTVEAGPKRTIVYATLGRILALAATSREPSDHEAVGPALEPFLRLVAEPASEEDADLRGLAVEQLGDAPTRRSEAAGALVKELEREKDPEARAAVLGAVARLATHADEDPRLLEVLKPTVAALTTLLGSAKPEDRLAGVYALGHIGPDAKPAESALSRLADNDPRPNVRTAAEEAIKAVQGLAKMPAAPRSGGGAMDRLVQ